The Streptomyces sp. NBC_01775 genome includes a region encoding these proteins:
- the ftsH gene encoding ATP-dependent zinc metalloprotease FtsH yields MDVKRYFRGPVMWIVLAVLAVVVLMQVVGSSGGFKTVDTGQVVQAIRQDKVKSAELTTDDERIVKLELKDGAKVEDSDKIKASYIDDQGVDIAKELQQKYDQKEIPKGYTVAPQKQNPFVGMLLSLLPFVLIIVVFLFLMNQMQGGGSRVMNFGKSKAKLITKDTPKTTFSDVAGSDEAVEELHEIKEFLQEPAKFQAVGAKIPKGVLLYGPPGTGKTLLARAVAGEAGVPFYSISGSDFVEMFVGVGASRVRDLFEQAKANAPAIVFVDEIDAVGRHRGAGMGGGHDEREQTLNQLLVEMDGFDVKGGVILIAATNRPDILDPALLRPGRFDRQIAVDRPDMQGRLEVLKVHQKGKPMAPDVDLSAVARRTPGFTGADLSNVLNEAALLTARSDAKLIDNKYLDEAIDRVVAGPQKRTRIMSDKEKKITAYHEGGHALVAAASPNSDPVHKITILSRGRALGYTMVLPDEDKYSTTRNEMLDQLAYMMGGRAAEELVFHDPTTGAANDIEKATATARAMVTQYGMTERLGAIKFGSDQSEPFLGKEMGHQRDYSEEVAGLVDEEVKKLIETAHNEAWEILVENRDVLDNLVLALLEKETLNKEEIAEVFNSIVKRPARPAWTGSSRRTPSTRPPVSAPPAALTNGSTPSLGKEIGPRDSDAIIEPADPDNG; encoded by the coding sequence ATGGACGTGAAGCGATACTTCCGCGGGCCGGTCATGTGGATCGTGCTGGCCGTCCTTGCCGTGGTCGTGTTGATGCAGGTCGTCGGCTCGTCCGGCGGCTTCAAGACGGTGGACACCGGCCAGGTCGTACAGGCGATCCGACAAGACAAGGTGAAGTCCGCTGAGCTCACCACGGACGACGAGCGAATCGTCAAGCTGGAGCTCAAGGACGGCGCCAAGGTCGAGGACAGCGACAAGATCAAGGCGAGCTACATCGACGACCAGGGCGTCGACATCGCCAAGGAACTTCAGCAGAAGTACGACCAGAAGGAGATCCCCAAGGGCTACACGGTCGCACCGCAGAAGCAGAACCCGTTCGTCGGGATGCTGCTCTCCCTGCTGCCGTTCGTCCTGATCATCGTCGTCTTCCTGTTCCTGATGAATCAGATGCAGGGCGGCGGCTCCCGGGTCATGAACTTCGGGAAGTCCAAGGCCAAGCTCATCACCAAGGACACCCCGAAGACGACCTTCTCCGATGTGGCGGGCTCCGACGAGGCCGTCGAGGAGCTCCACGAGATCAAGGAGTTCCTCCAGGAGCCGGCGAAGTTCCAGGCCGTCGGTGCCAAGATTCCCAAGGGTGTGCTGCTCTACGGCCCGCCCGGCACCGGTAAGACCCTGCTGGCCCGCGCGGTCGCGGGCGAGGCGGGCGTCCCGTTCTACTCGATCTCCGGGTCCGACTTCGTCGAGATGTTCGTGGGTGTGGGTGCCTCCCGGGTGCGCGACCTGTTCGAGCAGGCCAAGGCGAACGCCCCGGCGATCGTCTTCGTCGACGAGATCGACGCCGTCGGCCGCCACCGCGGCGCCGGCATGGGCGGCGGTCACGACGAGCGCGAGCAGACGCTCAACCAGCTGCTGGTCGAGATGGACGGCTTCGATGTGAAGGGTGGCGTCATCCTGATCGCCGCCACCAACCGGCCGGACATCCTGGACCCGGCGCTGCTGCGTCCGGGCCGCTTCGACCGCCAGATCGCGGTCGACCGCCCCGACATGCAGGGCCGTCTGGAGGTCCTCAAGGTCCACCAGAAGGGCAAGCCGATGGCGCCCGACGTGGACCTGAGCGCCGTGGCGCGCCGCACCCCCGGCTTCACGGGCGCGGACCTGAGCAACGTCCTCAACGAGGCCGCGCTGCTCACCGCGCGCAGTGACGCGAAGCTGATCGACAACAAGTATCTGGACGAGGCGATCGACCGCGTCGTGGCGGGCCCGCAGAAGCGGACCCGGATCATGAGCGACAAGGAGAAGAAGATCACCGCGTACCACGAGGGCGGACACGCCCTGGTCGCGGCGGCTTCACCGAACTCCGACCCCGTTCACAAGATCACAATCTTGTCGAGAGGTCGTGCGCTGGGCTACACCATGGTGCTGCCCGACGAGGACAAGTACTCCACGACCAGAAACGAGATGCTCGACCAGCTCGCCTACATGATGGGCGGCCGGGCGGCCGAGGAGCTGGTCTTCCACGACCCGACCACGGGCGCGGCCAACGACATCGAGAAGGCGACGGCCACCGCCCGCGCGATGGTCACGCAGTACGGCATGACCGAGCGGCTCGGGGCGATCAAGTTCGGCTCCGACCAGTCCGAGCCCTTCCTGGGCAAGGAGATGGGCCACCAGCGCGACTACTCCGAGGAGGTCGCCGGGCTGGTGGACGAGGAGGTCAAGAAGCTGATCGAGACGGCGCACAACGAAGCCTGGGAAATCCTGGTGGAGAACCGCGACGTCCTCGACAACCTCGTCCTGGCCCTGCTGGAGAAGGAGACGCTGAACAAGGAGGAGATCGCCGAGGTCTTCAACTCCATCGTGAAGCGTCCCGCCAGGCCCGCCTGGACCGGCTCCTCGCGCCGGACCCCCTCCACCCGGCCGCCGGTCTCGGCGCCGCCGGCCGCCCTGACGAACGGCTCCACGCCGTCGCTGGGCAAGGAGATCGGCCCCCGCGACTCGGACGCCATCATCGAGCCGGCGGATCCCGACAACGGATAG
- the tilS gene encoding tRNA lysidine(34) synthetase TilS, with protein sequence MGPHPAVAAIRLAVRRTLHDVLSAHVTAAPQPALSLPAPESPASATVPASAPVQASATVPATPRARAAAPSDAPLVLVACSGGADSTALASALAFEAPRLGLRAGGVTVDHGLQPGSDERAQDVAERLADLGLTPVESVAVRVGRTNTGPEAAARDARYAALDEVAERLGAAAVLLGHTRDDQAETVLLGLARGSGTRSLSGMAAVSGPRGRYRRPFLGVDRQSTRKACMVQSLPVWDDPHNADPAYTRSRVRHEALPALEKALGKGVVEALARTAQLSRDDADALDAWTEDAERTVLHTEDPESPGGPGAQGAVPGLRRELDTARLYALPPAVRRRVLRRAAIEAGAPAGSLFARHIEEMDRLITAWRGQRALNLPGRVEASRQGGRLVIRHGSPNDRH encoded by the coding sequence ATGGGTCCCCACCCCGCGGTCGCCGCGATACGCCTGGCGGTCCGCCGCACACTCCACGACGTGCTCAGCGCACATGTGACGGCAGCCCCCCAGCCGGCCCTCTCCCTCCCCGCTCCCGAATCCCCCGCCTCCGCGACCGTCCCTGCCTCCGCGCCCGTCCAAGCCTCCGCGACCGTCCCGGCCACCCCCCGTGCCCGGGCCGCCGCGCCCTCCGACGCGCCGCTCGTCCTCGTCGCCTGCTCGGGCGGCGCGGACTCCACGGCGCTCGCCTCCGCGCTCGCCTTCGAAGCCCCCCGCCTCGGGCTGCGCGCCGGAGGTGTCACTGTCGATCACGGCCTCCAGCCCGGCTCGGACGAGCGCGCCCAGGACGTCGCCGAGCGCCTCGCCGACCTCGGCCTGACCCCCGTCGAGTCCGTCGCCGTACGCGTGGGCCGTACGAACACGGGCCCCGAGGCCGCGGCTCGCGATGCCCGCTACGCCGCGCTCGACGAGGTCGCCGAGCGGCTCGGCGCCGCGGCCGTGCTGCTCGGGCACACCCGCGACGACCAGGCCGAAACCGTGCTGCTCGGCCTCGCACGCGGCTCGGGCACCCGTTCCCTGTCCGGCATGGCGGCGGTCTCCGGCCCCCGGGGCCGCTACCGGCGCCCCTTCCTGGGCGTCGACCGGCAATCCACCCGCAAGGCGTGCATGGTCCAGTCGCTCCCCGTCTGGGACGACCCGCACAACGCCGACCCCGCCTACACCCGCTCCCGCGTGCGGCACGAGGCGCTGCCCGCGCTGGAGAAGGCCCTCGGCAAGGGCGTCGTCGAGGCCCTCGCCCGCACCGCACAGCTCTCCCGTGACGACGCGGACGCGCTGGACGCCTGGACGGAGGACGCCGAGCGCACGGTGCTGCACACGGAGGACCCCGAGAGCCCCGGCGGCCCCGGGGCCCAGGGCGCCGTACCCGGTCTGCGCAGGGAGCTTGACACCGCACGGCTGTACGCGCTGCCGCCCGCCGTGCGGCGGCGGGTGCTGCGGCGGGCGGCGATCGAGGCGGGCGCCCCGGCCGGATCCCTGTTCGCCCGGCACATCGAGGAGATGGACCGGCTGATCACCGCCTGGCGCGGTCAGCGGGCCCTCAACCTGCCCGGGCGTGTGGAGGCCAGCCGGCAGGGTGGCAGACTGGTCATCCGGCATGGCTCACCGAACGACCGGCACTGA
- a CDS encoding inorganic diphosphatase, which yields MEFDVTIEIPKGSRNKYEVDHETGRIRLDRHLFTSTVYPADYGFVDGTLGEDGDPLDALVLLEEPTFPGCIIKCRAIGMFRMTDEAGGDDKLLCVPSSDPRMEHLRDIHHVSEFDRLEIQHFFEVYKDLEPGKSVEGANWVGRAEAEAEVEASVKRLAAEGGH from the coding sequence GTGGAGTTCGACGTCACCATCGAGATCCCGAAGGGTTCGCGGAACAAGTACGAGGTGGACCACGAGACCGGCCGCATCCGGCTCGACCGGCACCTGTTCACCTCGACCGTGTACCCGGCGGACTACGGCTTCGTCGACGGCACCCTGGGCGAGGACGGTGACCCGCTCGACGCTCTGGTGCTGCTGGAGGAGCCGACGTTCCCGGGCTGCATCATCAAGTGCCGCGCCATCGGGATGTTCCGCATGACCGACGAGGCCGGCGGCGACGACAAGCTGCTGTGCGTGCCCTCCTCGGACCCGCGTATGGAGCACCTGCGTGACATCCACCACGTCAGCGAGTTCGACCGGCTGGAGATCCAGCACTTCTTCGAGGTCTACAAGGACCTGGAGCCCGGCAAGTCGGTCGAGGGCGCGAACTGGGTGGGGCGTGCGGAGGCCGAGGCCGAGGTCGAGGCTTCGGTGAAGCGGCTGGCCGCCGAGGGCGGTCACTGA
- the folE gene encoding GTP cyclohydrolase I FolE has product MTDPVTLEGASPIGEFDEKRAENAVRELLIAVGEDPDREGLLETPSRVARSYKEIFGGLRQQPEDVLTTTFDLGHDEMVLVKDIEVYSTCEHHLVPFHGVAHVGYIPAVSGKITGLSKLARLVDVYARRPQVQERLTTQVADSLMRILEPRGVIVVIECEHMCMSMRGIRKPGAKTVTSAVRGQLRDAATRSEAMSLILR; this is encoded by the coding sequence ATGACCGACCCGGTGACCCTGGAGGGTGCGAGCCCGATAGGCGAGTTCGACGAGAAGCGGGCCGAGAACGCGGTGCGGGAACTCCTGATCGCTGTCGGTGAGGACCCGGACCGGGAGGGTCTCCTGGAGACCCCGTCGCGGGTTGCCCGCTCGTACAAGGAGATCTTCGGGGGCCTTCGCCAGCAGCCCGAGGATGTGCTGACCACGACCTTCGATCTGGGCCACGACGAGATGGTGCTGGTCAAGGACATCGAGGTCTACTCGACCTGTGAACATCATCTGGTCCCGTTCCACGGTGTGGCCCACGTCGGCTACATCCCGGCGGTCTCGGGCAAGATCACCGGGCTGTCCAAGCTGGCCCGGCTCGTCGACGTCTACGCCCGCCGTCCGCAGGTCCAGGAGCGGCTGACCACGCAGGTCGCCGACTCGCTGATGCGGATACTGGAGCCGCGCGGCGTTATCGTCGTCATCGAGTGCGAGCACATGTGCATGTCCATGCGGGGCATCCGCAAGCCCGGCGCCAAGACCGTCACCTCAGCGGTGCGCGGCCAGCTGCGGGACGCGGCCACCCGCTCCGAGGCCATGAGCCTCATCCTGCGCTGA
- the hpt gene encoding hypoxanthine phosphoribosyltransferase has protein sequence MGTDLQSVLVGKEEIDAKLAELAAKIDAEYEGKDLLLVGVLKGAVMVMADLARALSSPVTMDWMAVSSYGAGTQSSGVVRILKDLDTDIQGKHVLIVEDIIDSGLTLSWLLSNLGSREPASLNVCTLLRKPDAAKVAIDVKWVGFDIPNEFVVGYGLDYRERYRNLPFVGTLAPHVYGG, from the coding sequence ATGGGCACCGACCTTCAGTCGGTGCTGGTCGGCAAGGAAGAGATCGACGCGAAGCTGGCCGAGCTGGCCGCGAAGATCGACGCTGAATACGAGGGCAAGGACCTGTTGCTCGTCGGGGTCCTCAAGGGCGCCGTCATGGTCATGGCCGATCTGGCGCGGGCGCTGTCGAGCCCGGTGACGATGGACTGGATGGCGGTGTCCTCCTACGGCGCCGGCACCCAGTCCTCCGGGGTGGTGCGCATCCTCAAGGACCTGGACACCGACATCCAGGGCAAGCACGTGCTGATCGTCGAGGACATCATCGACTCGGGGCTGACCCTGTCGTGGCTGCTGTCCAACCTGGGTTCGCGCGAGCCCGCCTCCTTGAACGTGTGCACGCTGCTGCGCAAGCCGGACGCCGCCAAGGTGGCGATCGACGTGAAATGGGTGGGCTTCGACATCCCCAACGAGTTCGTGGTCGGCTACGGGCTCGACTACCGCGAGCGGTACCGCAACCTGCCCTTTGTGGGCACGCTGGCGCCGCACGTGTACGGCGGCTGA
- a CDS encoding zinc-dependent metalloprotease → MTSLGGVEMVDWNLAVATATRLVRPGPEVSREEARGIVAELRRHAKASEEHVRGFTRLSAAGPEGTDTPVLVVDRPGWVRANVAGFRELLSPLLSKVEERRAALPGGAVLGTVGGKVTGVEVGMLLSFLSSRVLGQYETFAPATRELPGASEGGGRLLLVAPNIVHVERELDVEPHDFRLWVCLHEETHRTQFTAVPWLRDHIRMEIQSFLEQTDIDPSTLLERLREAAQTLTGNKPGEAGAEGAENETEAREERGSLIELVQTPAQREILGRLTAVMSLLEGHADYVMDGVGPQVVPSVSEIREKFQQRRASGAGRLDQALRKLLGLDAKLRQYRDGERFVRAVVDEVGMDGFNRVWTSPNTLPTKAEIAKPAEWVARVHRKAD, encoded by the coding sequence ATGACGAGCCTCGGTGGTGTGGAGATGGTCGACTGGAATCTCGCGGTCGCGACCGCGACCCGGCTCGTGCGGCCGGGGCCCGAAGTCAGCAGGGAAGAGGCGCGCGGCATCGTCGCCGAACTGCGGCGGCACGCCAAGGCGTCCGAGGAGCATGTGCGCGGCTTCACCCGCCTGAGCGCGGCCGGCCCCGAGGGCACGGACACCCCCGTCCTCGTCGTGGACCGGCCCGGCTGGGTGCGCGCCAACGTCGCGGGCTTCCGCGAGCTGCTCTCGCCGCTGCTCAGCAAGGTCGAGGAGCGGCGCGCGGCGCTGCCCGGCGGCGCGGTGCTCGGCACCGTCGGCGGCAAGGTCACCGGCGTCGAGGTCGGGATGCTGCTCTCGTTCCTGTCCTCGCGCGTCCTGGGCCAGTACGAGACGTTCGCCCCGGCCACCCGCGAGCTGCCCGGTGCCTCCGAGGGCGGCGGGCGGCTGCTGCTGGTGGCGCCCAACATCGTGCACGTCGAGCGGGAACTGGATGTGGAACCGCACGACTTCCGGCTGTGGGTGTGCCTGCACGAGGAGACGCACCGCACCCAGTTCACGGCCGTGCCCTGGCTGCGCGACCACATCCGGATGGAGATCCAGTCCTTCCTGGAGCAGACCGACATCGACCCCTCCACCCTCCTGGAGCGCCTGCGCGAGGCCGCCCAGACCCTGACCGGCAACAAGCCGGGCGAGGCGGGGGCCGAGGGGGCCGAGAACGAGACGGAGGCGCGCGAGGAGCGCGGCAGCCTCATCGAGCTGGTCCAGACCCCGGCGCAGCGCGAGATCCTGGGCCGTCTGACCGCGGTGATGTCCCTGCTGGAGGGCCACGCCGACTACGTCATGGACGGGGTGGGGCCCCAGGTCGTGCCCTCGGTCTCGGAGATCCGCGAGAAGTTCCAGCAGCGGCGCGCCAGCGGCGCGGGCCGCCTCGACCAGGCGCTGCGCAAGCTGCTGGGCCTCGACGCCAAGCTGCGGCAGTACCGCGACGGCGAGCGCTTCGTGCGCGCCGTGGTCGACGAGGTCGGCATGGACGGCTTCAACCGGGTGTGGACGTCACCGAACACACTCCCGACGAAGGCAGAGATCGCCAAACCCGCGGAGTGGGTCGCGAGGGTGCACCGAAAGGCCGACTGA
- a CDS encoding DUF3180 domain-containing protein translates to MKELRIRTLAALFVVAGVLSWGGARLWDSLGTLPSVPVAAPIVLGAIAAVLLATALSLRSRLKAQRERAPGAKGVDPMMAARALLFGQASALVAALVSGMYGGTGVFLLIERSDVPARSDQALYAGLAVAAGIAVIAAAVFLERVCRLPDDEDDDAPPAARA, encoded by the coding sequence GTGAAAGAACTCCGTATCCGCACCCTGGCGGCCCTCTTCGTGGTCGCCGGGGTGCTCTCGTGGGGCGGAGCGAGACTCTGGGACTCGCTCGGCACCCTGCCGAGCGTCCCGGTCGCGGCCCCGATCGTGCTGGGCGCGATCGCCGCGGTGCTCCTGGCCACGGCGCTGTCGCTGCGCTCCCGCCTGAAGGCGCAGCGGGAGCGGGCGCCGGGCGCTAAGGGGGTCGACCCCATGATGGCGGCCCGCGCCCTCCTGTTCGGCCAGGCCAGCGCCCTGGTGGCCGCCCTGGTCTCGGGCATGTACGGCGGTACGGGCGTGTTCCTGCTGATCGAACGCTCCGACGTCCCCGCCAGAAGCGACCAGGCGCTCTACGCCGGCCTCGCTGTGGCGGCGGGTATCGCCGTCATAGCGGCTGCGGTCTTCCTGGAGCGCGTATGCCGCCTGCCCGACGACGAGGACGACGACGCCCCTCCGGCGGCGCGAGCGTAG
- the dacB gene encoding D-alanyl-D-alanine carboxypeptidase/D-alanyl-D-alanine endopeptidase — protein sequence MPDTASKVRDTANRAYRAASRSAGVARRRAGVAVRSADTVIRGIPQRWREAAPQQRQTIQLAAGSAAVGLAVALTTVAAAGPWDSGQRTAERTWAAEQRPDSGTDHDGRTGLTAPQVLAEAGPLPGAGGTKGGGGANGSGSQRADKVPPPTASALADTLEPLLEDDALGAVRHASVVDAVTGRQLFAQGSGETAAPASTVKLATAVAALTARGENHRIATRVVGKGDHVTLVGGGDPTLTKGALSDLAEDTAHTLRKRGVRKVTLAYDLTRYTGTEQHPIGPNENLALVTPLMLNEGRLDKSDHGPAARTGDPAGQAAQEFADRLSEEGVKTTGTAESRKAPGSARALAVHKSATLGALVERMLTNSDNDIAEALARQTALAKGEPASFEGAGRAVKSTLKRLGLPLKGVKFADGSGLNRADRVSPALLTQLLVRAADPDRPTLRPVITGLPVAGFTGTLDARYGGERGEPGAGLVRAKTGTLTGVNTLAGTVVDADGRMLAFAFMTTGTVDANAAQTSLDRLASTLANCGCRDSPSAG from the coding sequence GTGCCTGACACCGCATCGAAGGTGCGAGACACCGCGAACCGGGCGTATCGCGCGGCCTCGCGGTCCGCAGGCGTGGCACGGCGTCGCGCCGGCGTGGCGGTACGGTCCGCCGATACGGTCATACGGGGAATCCCGCAGCGGTGGCGGGAGGCCGCGCCGCAGCAGCGGCAGACCATCCAGCTGGCGGCGGGTTCCGCCGCCGTGGGACTCGCGGTCGCGCTGACGACGGTGGCCGCGGCGGGACCCTGGGACTCGGGCCAGCGTACGGCGGAGCGCACCTGGGCGGCGGAGCAGCGGCCGGACAGCGGCACCGACCACGACGGCCGCACCGGGCTCACCGCCCCCCAGGTCCTCGCCGAGGCGGGCCCCCTTCCCGGAGCCGGCGGTACCAAGGGAGGCGGCGGCGCGAACGGGAGCGGCTCCCAGCGGGCCGACAAGGTGCCGCCGCCCACCGCCTCCGCGCTCGCCGACACCCTCGAACCCCTGCTCGAAGACGATGCGCTCGGCGCCGTACGGCACGCCTCCGTCGTGGACGCCGTCACCGGCAGGCAGCTGTTCGCCCAGGGCTCGGGCGAGACCGCGGCCCCGGCCTCCACCGTCAAGCTGGCCACCGCCGTCGCCGCCTTGACCGCGCGGGGCGAGAACCACCGCATCGCCACCCGGGTCGTCGGCAAGGGCGACCACGTCACGCTCGTCGGCGGCGGCGACCCGACGCTCACCAAGGGCGCGCTCTCCGACCTGGCCGAGGACACCGCACACACCCTGCGCAAGCGCGGCGTGCGCAAGGTCACGCTCGCCTACGACCTCACCCGCTACACCGGCACCGAGCAGCACCCCATAGGCCCGAACGAGAACCTCGCCCTCGTCACCCCGCTGATGCTCAACGAGGGCAGGCTCGACAAGAGCGACCACGGCCCCGCGGCCCGCACCGGCGACCCGGCCGGCCAGGCGGCCCAGGAGTTCGCCGACCGGCTCAGCGAGGAGGGCGTGAAGACGACGGGTACCGCCGAGTCCCGGAAGGCCCCCGGCTCGGCCCGCGCACTGGCCGTCCACAAGTCGGCCACCCTCGGCGCCCTGGTCGAACGGATGCTCACCAACAGCGACAACGACATCGCCGAGGCCCTGGCCCGCCAGACCGCGCTGGCCAAGGGCGAGCCCGCCAGCTTCGAGGGCGCGGGCCGCGCAGTGAAGAGCACCCTCAAGCGGCTCGGCCTGCCGCTGAAGGGCGTCAAGTTCGCCGACGGCAGCGGCCTGAACCGCGCCGACCGCGTCTCGCCCGCGCTGCTCACCCAGCTCCTGGTCCGCGCCGCCGACCCGGACAGGCCCACGCTTCGGCCGGTGATCACGGGCCTGCCGGTCGCCGGGTTCACCGGCACCCTCGACGCCCGCTACGGCGGCGAGCGCGGCGAGCCGGGCGCGGGCCTCGTACGCGCCAAGACCGGCACGCTGACCGGCGTGAACACTCTGGCCGGCACCGTCGTGGACGCCGACGGGCGGATGCTGGCCTTCGCCTTCATGACCACCGGCACCGTCGACGCGAACGCGGCACAGACCTCGCTGGACCGGCTGGCCTCCACCCTGGCCAACTGCGGCTGCCGCGACTCGCCTTCCGCCGGCTGA
- a CDS encoding threonine/serine ThrE exporter family protein yields MVGQPKGNGDAAGQSEEPEDAKPLADEARSAFTPPLGVPLPPVPEDEQPASEFTVPEGLVAPPSYEFGSAFTPPEGIPVIGPLAKSGSPWQDRMRTMVRMPLAERPVPERAARSEDVETKPAAPRVLDLILRIGELLLAGGEGAEDVEAAMFGVAHAYGLDRTEPTVTFTLLSITHQPSLVDDPVTLSRTVRRRGTDYTRLASVFRLVADITQGDVTLEEAYRRLAEMRRNRHPFSKGALTVASGALSGAASLLVGGDALVFVLAALGAMLGDRLAWLCAGRGLPEFYQFAAAAMPPAAIGVSVALLYQVDDSRLQASAVITGGLFALIPGRALVAAVHDGLTGFYITAAARLLEVIYLIVGIVCGVLLVLYVGAKLNAKLTPDVVHHAGDPVTQLFAAMLLALAFCVLLQQERHTVLLATLNGGVAWLIYGALSTAQVPPVPATVVAAGLVGLFGQLLSRYQFASSLPYITAAIGPLLPGSSTYFGLLNIAQEDVNKGFEHLATAGALALAIAIGVNLGGELARLFIKTPGRETPLPGRRAAKRTRGF; encoded by the coding sequence GTGGTGGGGCAGCCAAAAGGAAACGGCGACGCCGCAGGGCAGAGTGAAGAACCGGAGGACGCGAAGCCGCTCGCCGACGAGGCGCGCAGCGCGTTCACACCCCCGCTGGGCGTACCGCTCCCTCCCGTACCGGAGGACGAGCAGCCCGCTTCCGAGTTCACCGTCCCCGAGGGACTCGTCGCTCCCCCGTCCTACGAGTTCGGCAGCGCCTTCACCCCGCCCGAGGGCATCCCGGTCATCGGCCCGCTGGCCAAGTCGGGCTCGCCCTGGCAGGACCGGATGCGCACCATGGTGCGGATGCCGCTGGCCGAGCGGCCCGTCCCGGAGCGCGCCGCGCGCTCCGAGGACGTGGAGACCAAGCCCGCCGCCCCCCGTGTCCTCGACCTCATCCTCCGTATCGGCGAGCTGCTGCTGGCCGGGGGAGAGGGCGCCGAGGACGTGGAGGCCGCCATGTTCGGCGTCGCCCACGCCTACGGACTGGACCGCACCGAGCCCACGGTGACCTTCACCCTGCTGTCCATCACCCACCAGCCCTCGCTGGTGGACGACCCGGTCACGCTCAGCAGGACGGTGCGCAGGCGCGGCACCGACTACACCCGGCTCGCCTCCGTCTTCCGGCTCGTCGCCGACATCACCCAGGGCGACGTCACGCTGGAGGAGGCCTACCGGCGCCTCGCCGAGATGCGCCGTAACCGGCACCCCTTCTCCAAGGGCGCGCTCACCGTGGCCAGCGGCGCGCTGTCCGGCGCCGCCTCGCTGCTGGTCGGCGGTGACGCGCTGGTGTTCGTCCTGGCCGCGCTCGGGGCCATGCTCGGCGACCGGCTGGCCTGGCTGTGCGCGGGGCGCGGGCTGCCCGAGTTCTACCAGTTCGCCGCCGCGGCGATGCCGCCGGCCGCGATAGGAGTCAGCGTCGCGCTGCTCTACCAGGTCGACGACTCACGCCTCCAGGCGTCCGCGGTCATCACCGGTGGCCTCTTCGCGCTGATCCCGGGAAGGGCGCTGGTGGCGGCCGTCCACGACGGGCTGACCGGCTTCTACATCACGGCAGCGGCCCGCCTGCTGGAGGTCATCTACCTCATCGTCGGCATCGTCTGCGGCGTGCTGCTGGTGCTCTACGTCGGCGCCAAGCTGAACGCCAAACTGACGCCGGACGTCGTACACCACGCCGGTGACCCGGTCACCCAGCTCTTCGCCGCGATGCTGCTGGCGCTGGCCTTCTGCGTGCTGCTCCAGCAGGAACGTCACACCGTCCTGCTGGCCACCCTCAACGGGGGAGTGGCCTGGCTGATCTACGGGGCGCTGAGCACGGCGCAGGTGCCGCCGGTGCCCGCCACCGTGGTGGCCGCCGGGCTGGTGGGCCTCTTCGGCCAGCTCTTGTCCCGCTACCAGTTCGCGTCCTCGCTGCCCTACATCACCGCGGCCATCGGGCCGCTGCTGCCGGGCAGCTCGACGTACTTCGGGCTGCTCAACATCGCCCAGGAGGATGTGAACAAGGGCTTCGAACACCTTGCGACGGCGGGCGCGCTGGCCCTCGCCATCGCCATCGGCGTCAACCTCGGCGGCGAACTGGCCCGCCTCTTCATCAAGACCCCGGGCCGGGAGACCCCGCTCCCGGGCCGCCGCGCGGCGAAGCGGACCCGCGGGTTCTGA